The Xanthomonas indica sequence TAGCCCACGTCGCGCGGCGCCATGCTGCACAAGCATCACCTGCGCGTCACGTCATGCGCGGTCCGCGAACAGAGGCCCTGCACGCAGGGCGAAGGCCACTGCAGCCAGTGCTCAACCGACACACGTGCGCCGTCACCAGCGGCCGTGTGACGGGCACGTCTCAAGGCAAGGCCGGTGCCTGGGCCGCGCACACGATGGTCTGCGACGCCGCCAGCGGCCAGCGCACTTCGAACCGCGTCCCGCTGCCGGCGGGCAGGCACCGCGCATCGCCGCCATGCGCTACCGCAATCGCCTTGACCACCGCCAGGCCCAGGCCGCTGCCGCCGCTCTTGCGCGAGCGCGACGGATCGCCGCGGCGGAAGGCATCGAATACGCGCGCGGCGATCTCCGGGGCGATGCCGGGGCCGGTGTCCTCCACGTACAGCACGCACTGGCCCGCCTGCGCGTGCACGCCGACCCGCAGGGGGCCCGGCTCGGCGTAGTGCTGCGCGTTCTCCAGCAACGCCATCAGCGCCTGGCGGATGCGCACCGCATCGCACAGCACCGGCGTGTGCAGCGCCAGCGAGGATTCCAGCCCCAATCCGCGCGCGGCCAGGCTGGCGGCGAACGCATGCAGCACCGCCGCCACTTCCTGGGCCAGGTCGGCCGGCGCCTGCTGCAACTCCAGGTGCCCGCTGTCGGTGAGGCTGAGCACGCGCAGGTCCTCGATCAGCCGGTTCAGGCCTTCGACCTGCCGCAGCAGGCTCTCGAACGCCGCCACGTCCGGCGCGAACACGCCCTCGGCCAGGCCCTGCAGGCGTCCGCGCAGGATCGTCACCGGCGTGCGCAGTTCGTGGGCGACGGCGGCATTCCAGAACGCGCGCTCGCGGGTCATCGCCTGCAGGCGATCGGCCATGGCGTTGAAGTCGCGCACCAGTTGCGCGGTCTCGCCCAGCGCATGCGCGTCCATGCTCGCGCGCGCATGCAGATTGCCCTGGGCGACTTCACGCAGGCTGTGCGCCACCGAGTTCAACGGGGTCAGGATGCGCCGCGACAGCCGCACCGCCACCGCCACCGCGATCGCCACGGCCAGCGCCGCGGTGGCGCCCATCCA is a genomic window containing:
- a CDS encoding ATP-binding protein — protein: MNRAPGLRRQVILSLGALALWIILLSVVGSYVFYALAVAYQPDSISDTWVPSHVEMMWMGATAALAVAIAVAVAVRLSRRILTPLNSVAHSLREVAQGNLHARASMDAHALGETAQLVRDFNAMADRLQAMTRERAFWNAAVAHELRTPVTILRGRLQGLAEGVFAPDVAAFESLLRQVEGLNRLIEDLRVLSLTDSGHLELQQAPADLAQEVAAVLHAFAASLAARGLGLESSLALHTPVLCDAVRIRQALMALLENAQHYAEPGPLRVGVHAQAGQCVLYVEDTGPGIAPEIAARVFDAFRRGDPSRSRKSGGSGLGLAVVKAIAVAHGGDARCLPAGSGTRFEVRWPLAASQTIVCAAQAPALP